The DNA window TCGTGCCTGCTCACCGGGATCCCTGGGCCCTTGAGGATCCACTTTGGGAGGCGTGGAGTGAGGCGGTGGAGGCGGTGGGCTGGGCTCCCTCGTCCCGTGATGCCTACTCCTTTGAGGTCGTGGAGTCCGAGGAGGACTTGGGCCATGTGAGCCGCTATGTGGGCAAGGGCTCGTGGGGCCTCGGCCTCGAGGTGGCGGGTGGACCTCTGAAAGGGGGCCACCAGGGCCTGACCCCCTTTGAGTTGCTGGGGGCGGCCTGGGCTGGGGGGGCCATCCCGTACCAGGGCACCCCGGCCTGGGTGGACGGGGAGGGGAGGGAGGTGGAGGTGGACCCCCTGGAGGAGGGGGGGGCCTTGATACTCCGGGAGTTTTGCGGCCACGCCCTCCGGCACGCTACTCGCCTCGGTCTGACCCCTGAGGAGGCCGCCTGGCGGTGGGTGGAGTACGCCAAGGCCACCCGTGGCCGCAAGGCCCTGACCACTTCCAGGGCGCTGACCCTCCTCCTCCGGGAGGCCCTGGCCGAGGTGGAGGCCGAGGAGGAGGCCCGGCCTCCGGTGGAGGTGGTCAAGCTCGCCCGGGCCGCTTATGTCTGGCTTCTCCGGTCTGGCCGGCTGGCCTACTGGATCCATGTGGCTGAGTCCCTGGGCTCGCTGGTCCTGGCCTGTGAGCTTCTGGGGCTCGTGGAGGGGGTGGAGTGGGATGTGGTTCCCCGTGCTCCTCCTGGGGAGGAGGAGGTGGCGGCTTGCGTCTAGCAAAACCCTCCGCTAAAACTTGGCGGAAAGGGTACCCGGCACTTTTCGCG is part of the Thermus amyloliquefaciens genome and encodes:
- a CDS encoding protein rep; the encoded protein is MVRRALAPYADHFRGLTSCGYPAPQGDHVTAFLVEEEEGYRVRFSGVMTCGSPWACPVCSSRLARDRGEALARAAARLVGLGYRAVHVVLTVRHTRGEALADVFGALSSAWRWAWGHRRVKALLRGVAYARSVEITFGRNGWHPHIHALLLVPAHRDPWALEDPLWEAWSEAVEAVGWAPSSRDAYSFEVVESEEDLGHVSRYVGKGSWGLGLEVAGGPLKGGHQGLTPFELLGAAWAGGAIPYQGTPAWVDGEGREVEVDPLEEGGALILREFCGHALRHATRLGLTPEEAAWRWVEYAKATRGRKALTTSRALTLLLREALAEVEAEEEARPPVEVVKLARAAYVWLLRSGRLAYWIHVAESLGSLVLACELLGLVEGVEWDVVPRAPPGEEEVAACV